GCTCGATAATTGTCGGGGATGAGCGCGGAGCCCCGGTCGGCCAGCACGTCCAGCGTTCCCGGCAGGGCCAGGCCGGTCCAGCGGGTTCTGAGATCCTTTTGGAAGGCGTGGGTGAGGGCCAAGTCACAGCGCTGGATGGCCAAGGCGTCGGCGGGGGCCAGGTCGTAATGTCCCGGGCAGGACCCGGCCGGGACGAGCAGGTACAGCTCCGTCTCCGGTCCGGCCAGGCTGTGCACCATCGCGTACAACAGGGAGGACGAGACCACCACCTGCGGCCGCGGCGGCTCCGGCGCCGGTGTGGCGAACGATCCGCTGCAACCTGACGCCGCCAGCGCGAACAACAGGGCGACCGGCGTCGCCCAGCCCGTCGTCCGGGCGGTCCATGATCCGGCGGTGCGGGTGTCAGTCGCTCGATTCGGACGGCACAAACCGCTTGACCTCACTGTCACCAACTCCTATAGTGTTACCGATTTATTATACGTAACACGGAGTGCAATGTCCATGTCTCCGCGAATCGCCCTGATTTTTTGCTGGGCCGTTCTGGCCGCCATCACCGGTTGGGCCGTCGAATCATCGGCGGAACGCGAACCGGATGCGCCCGTGCCGCCGCTGCGCACCGAGATCGAGGTCCGCGCCGACGCCCCGATCGTGGAGGGCAACCACCTCGCCGCCGACGGGATCACCTTTTCCCGCGTCTCGCGGACGCAGTTGGACGACCTGATGGCCCACGACATTCTCACCGGCGTGCGCCGGGTGCCCGGCATCCTCATCTCCCGCTACAACCTGGTGGGAAGCTACGGCGGCGGCGAGGGCGGCACCCTGTTCATCCGCGGCATGGGTTCGGGCCGCCCCGGCGCCGAGATCCAGTTTCTCGTCGACGGCGTCCCCCGCGTGTCCGGCGTCTGGGCTCATCCCCTCATGGACGTGCTGGCCGTGGACACCATGGAGCAGATCGACGTGGTCAAAGGCGCATCCCCCGTCCTGTACGGCAACATGAGCTTCGGCGCGGTG
This genomic stretch from Acidobacteriota bacterium harbors:
- a CDS encoding zinc ABC transporter solute-binding protein, with protein sequence MCRPNRATDTRTAGSWTARTTGWATPVALLFALAASGCSGSFATPAPEPPRPQVVVSSSLLYAMVHSLAGPETELYLLVPAGSCPGHYDLAPADALAIQRCDLALTHAFQKDLRTRWTGLALPGTLDVLADRGSALIPDNYRAGLAEAADVLARRFPRQAPVIRSRHVAADDSVRRMTLPTLAELRRLGRGVAVVCDSRQAEFLRFLGIEVRGTWLAGADPSP